In Vanrija pseudolonga chromosome 4, complete sequence, a single window of DNA contains:
- the PLB1_1 gene encoding Phospholipase B1, membrane-associated, whose protein sequence is MRRLELLSLLGLAVAGGAASPLPPPRPPTSPLPNLPGTFVRWDEMDRCPPLAPRATPRSADEVRPDDFTVLMALGDSITAGFLARSGGNEGGNDRQHTFHTPLVAEEYRGVSYAIGGDPGALTLPFLFSQYANTSGASTGHHPPLACLAGVGQCSRHPEGDALNAAVSGSIAANLESQAREYLVPAYEGLRADTGDDDDDGWAFLNVGIGANDICAFCLSSGVFGPGTPQEFAQGIRDAVQLVRNHVPRLIVNIMGVLRVSAIYKLTVDNPYCAGPFRPPHLPNLPLECSCAMLPGPLGDYTRSRMDDLSDRYDAAVLALIDEWRTEDDPSFAVVWQPGQAIELAHYPITAVSDVDCFHPSEAAHRRLAAGVWNRLTMGLADKAIPITWTEDIYVRCLEDGDRVVR, encoded by the exons ATGCGCAGACTCGAGTTGCTGTCCCTCCTAGGCCTCGCCGTTGCTGGAGGCGCAGCCTCGCCACTcccgccaccccgcccgccgacgagcccgctGCCCAACCTGCCCGGCACCTTCGTGCGGTGGGACGAGATGGACCGGTGCCCCCCActcgcgccgcgggcgacgccgcgctccgcaGACGAAGT CCGCCCAGACGACTTCACCGTGCTCATGGCGCTCGGGGACTCGATCACGGCCGGCTTCCTCGCGCGCTCGGGTGGCAAcgagggcggcaacgacCGGCAACACACCTTCCACA caCCGCTCGTGGCGGAAGAGTATCGCGGCGTGTCGTACGCGATCGGCGGGGACCCCggcgcactcaccctccCTTTCCTCTTCAGCCAGTACGCCAacacgagcggcgcgagcacggGGCACCACCCCCCGCTGGCGTGTCTCGCCGGCGTGGGGCAGTGCTCCCGCCACCCGgagggcgacgcgctcaacgcTGCCGTGTCGGGGAGCATCGCGGCCAACCTCGAGTCGCAGGCGAGAG AATACCTCGTGCCGGCGTATGAGGGCCTCCGGGCCGACAccggcgacgatgacgacgacggctgggcGTTCCTCAACGTCGGGATCGGCGCGAATGATATC TGCGCCTTCTGCCTGTCTT ccgGCGTGTTTGGCCCCGGCACGCCCCAAGAGTTTGCCCAGGGTatccgcgacgccgtgcagCTCGTGCGCAACCACGTCC CCCGGCTCATCGTCAACATCA TGGGCGTCCTTCGCGTGTCGGCAATCTACAAGCTGACAGTCGACAACCCCTACTG cgccggcccaTTCCGTCCCCCGCACCTCCCCAACCTGCCCCTCGAGTGCTCGTGCGCCATGCTCCCCGGCCCGCTGGGCGACTACACCCGCTCGCGCATGGACGACCTGAGCGACCGGTacgacgcggccgtgctcgcgctcatTGATGAGTGGcgcaccgaggacgacccgAGCTTTGCGGTCGTGTGGCAGCCCGGCCAGGCTATCGAACTCGCACATTACCCCATCACGGCGGTGTCGGACGTTGACTGCTTCCACCCCTCCGAGGCGGCACACCGCCGtctcgcggccggcgtgtGGAACCGCCTGACTATGGGCTTG gccgacaaggccatcCCCATCACCTGGACCGAGGACATCTACGTCCGCtgcctcgaggacggcgaccGTGTTGTGAGGTAG
- the isa2 gene encoding Iron-sulfur assembly protein 2, producing MTTARLSSLVPAVRGIAASHACSSRVLLRTAAPRIPPAHARRYASTAASMSSAAPNLPPIPANPTVRVLPPSLQKVKDEGFFDDDVKLIPATDAKIVLTPEAIRQLALLASREPPDSKLALRVGVDSGGCHGYQYTMDLTEDRGVDDYVFQADGVTALPVLVDLMSLGLLKGATLHYATELIGSSFRLQDNPQAKEGGNCGCGVSWEAKEDVQV from the exons ATGACCACAGCAAGGCTATCCTCCTTGGTGCCGGCAGTGCGCGGCATCGCAGCCTCGCACGcatgctcgtcgcgcgtgcTCCTCCGCACCGCTGCGCCCCGCATCCCACCGGCCCATGCCCGCCGGTACGCTTCCACCGCGGCGTCCATGTCGTCCGCGGCGCCCAACCTGCCCCCTATCCCCGCGAACCCGACCGTGCGCGTCCTGCCGCCCTCCCTGCAGaaggtcaaggacgagggcttcttcgacgacgacgtcaagctcATACCCGCGACCGACGCAAAGATCGTCCTCACCCCCGAGGCTATCCGG CaactcgccctcctcgcgtcCCGCGAGCCACCAGATTCCAAGCTCGCCctccgtgtcggcgtcgactcggGCGGCTGCCACGGATACCAGTACACGATGGACTTGACAGAGGACCGCGGTGTGGACGACTA TGTGTTCCAGGCGGACGGTGTCACCGCCCtccccgtgctcgtcgacctcatgTCGCTCGGTCTCCTGAAGG GCGCGACCCTCCACTACGCGACTGAGCTCATCGGCTCGTCGTTCCGCCTGCAGGACAACCCccaggccaaggagggcggAAACTGTggctgcggtgtgagctgggAGGCGAAAGAGGATGTGCAGGTGTAG
- the ptc1 gene encoding Protein phosphatase 2C 1: MTEHSTPMRLGIDPPPIPITASPVTSPSILSTSSSPPQTATPSSFASDDGASPDITTAKRLPSVLPTTVDSPNARSKSVTHADGDDTYGVLNRHPAVLPSTHSDRSTLRGAFRVGVSEDRNKRCRRTMEDAHSFVYDYAGVRGQGYFAVFDGHAGKHAAEWCGQNFHEYLLDALLSSPNEPVPDILNKTFHAVDARLSHLAYKAKTHSGCTAVTAFLRVEKDIETLPCGFTNPALSARGLLEGRGEDELEAQTSQNPSSRRSSMGGGSAGFMGGAATPSTDGSLRRKMSGRRIRDFVRGLTSSGRVDDSAIDDDSTDEHIEAIEPKSEHGIRKVLYTANVGDARAVLCRGGKAVRLTYDHKGSDSQEAKRITDAGGFVMNNRVNGVLAVTRSLGDASMKEFVVGSPYTTETVLDEEDEFLIVACDGLWDVCEDQDAVDLIRNVSDPQEASKRLLEHALGNYSTDNLSIMVVRFFDKSE, translated from the exons ATGACAGAGCACTCGACGCCCATGCGCCTCGGCATCGACCCGCCCCCCATCCCCATCACGGCTTCTCCGGTCACTT CCCCGTCGATCCTGTCCACCTCGAG TTCACCGCCTCAAACAGCAACGCCGTCTTCCTTCGCttcggacgacggcgcctcGCCAGACATCACCACGGCAAAGCGCCTTCCATCGGTCCTCCCCACCACGGTCGACAGCCCAAATGCGCGTAGCAAGTCGGTCACGCACGCCGACGGTGATGACACATATGGC GTTCTGAACCGTCACCCAGCCGTCTTGCCATCAACACATTCCGACCGTTCGACGCTGAGAGGCGCATTCCGCGTCGGTGTCAGCGAGGACCGCAACAAGAGATGTCGCCGGACAATGGAGGATGCGCACAGCTTTGTGTACGACTACGCAGGCGTCCGCGGACAAGGGTACTTTGCAGTCTTTGA CGGCCACGCTGGCAAGCATGCTGCAGAGTGGTGCGGACAAAACTTCCACGAGtacctcctcgacgctctTCTTTCCTCCCCCAATGAGCCTGTCCCCGACATTCTCAACAAGACGTTTCATGCCGTCGATGCCCGTCTGTCCCACCTTGCGTACAAGGCCAAGACGCACTCGGGATGTACTGCAGTCACTGCCTTCCTCCGAGTAGAGAAGGACATTGAGACTCTCCCCTGCGGCTTTACCAACCCTGCGCTCTCGGCCCGTGGCCTCTTGGAAGgtcgcggcgaggacgagctcgaggcacAAACGAGCCAGAACCCTTCGTCTCGCCGATCATCAATGGGCGGTGGCTCGGCCGGCTTtatgggcggcgcggcgacgccatCAACCGACGGCAGTCTGAGGAGGAAAATGTCTGGAAGGCGTATCCGTGACTTTGTTCGTGGCCTCACGAGCAGCGGACGCGTGGACGACAgcgccatcgacgacgactccaCCGACGAGCACATTGAGGCAATTGAACCCAAGAGCGAGCACGGTATCCGCAAGGTGCTGTACACTGCCAACgttggcgacgcgcgcgccgttcTATG CCGTGGAGGCAAGGCTGTGCGTCTCACGTACGACCACAAGGGCAGCGATAGCCAAGAAGCCAAGCGTATCACGGACGCGGGCGGTTTTGTCATGAACAACCGTGTCAATGGCGTCCTGGCCGTCACACGatccctcggcgacgcgtcAATGAAGGAGTTTGTCGTCGGCTCGCCGTACACGACCGAGACTgttctcgacgaggaggacgagttttTGATTGTCGCGTGTGACGGT CTCTGGGACGTTTGCGAGGACcaggacgccgtcgacctgaTCCGCAACGTGTCGGACCCTCAAGAGGCGTCGAAGCGCTTGTTGGAACACGCGCTAGGCAACTATTCCACTGACAACCTGAGTATCATGGTGGTTCGATTCTTTGACAAGTCTGAGTGA
- the pi030 gene encoding putative protein, giving the protein MEHRIPPSRPAPPPPVPAGPNRTPPPDRPLPPLPPQTAVPLPQVTVTPPRGASLDASLEASFGGGPVDEKAAAADVADGTPKTPASPKTTADTNPFHVDLVIPFSVAPGANRAPAPIAAAYDRLVSALEGEGGLRVTARPGRAGKGAEEVWVFVGASDGKVAELVARERLLDHAHGMLPPKTDGSKWPSTRLRLLYDLLTAPQLQNGLGITPGEGDWERVKGIVALHDDAADNAWVERWATADWKVGLLAGLSSSDQDILARNQSPALRLYFNFLVTYTLSLLPIALISVAFWVYTPADSYPPLYAFALSLYSAVWLAVWRIKERKLAVQWGTRGCESVSVGRLRPQYVAAHNLKSVAEAQNTTDVVRDAKVVASVPIILACGAVLALVLTGIFMLEAFVGHLWHGAGKAIVPLIPTALFSIVVPQVVGIFNGLSRKLVGWEDHPTPASAQKSLTAKTFAMNGIVAYLGLFLSALVYLPFGPYVMSYVGNLLAGYQGHPVAVDDVHAHKSHPEINVARLKSQVFAYLVTNQVINTFLEAGLPFILRFIADWRAGKASVSDILHKRTESASETDTESEVEKHFLDKVERELALPDYTTFVDYAEMVTQFGYVVTWSVVWPLAPVFALVNNYFEIRSDALKVCKHVRRPIGDRVETIGTWLDTMGIIAWVGGWMSATLIALFRPHLVAAATGVDANGIEKIQIRTTASFLASYNDTPTLQDVLPTILPIAAVALAASHGYLALRWIVDTVAERLLWNGSSEDLEEQHARQLEADDGICEAVDELHTKAQNDPSIKHYPDTRAGFWTGPEEGAEEIARVLKIE; this is encoded by the exons ATGGAGCATCGCATCCCCCCCTCCcggcccgccccgccgccccccgtGCCCGCTGGGCCGaaccgcacgccgccgccggacCGGCCGCTGCCTCCTTTACCTCCGCAGACGGCCGTCCCGCTGCCGCAGGTGACGgttacgccgccgcgcggtgcGAGTCTTGACGCGAGCCTCGAGGCGAGCTTTGGCGGCGGTCCTGTGGACGagaaggctgctgctgctgatgtcgccgacggcacgcCCAAGACCCCCGCGTCGCCCAAGACCACAGCCGACACGAACCCGTTCCACGTCGACCTCGTGATCCCGTTCTCGGTCGCGCCGGGCGCCAAccgcgcccccgcgcccatcGCGGCCGCGTACGACCGCCTCGTGAGCgccctcgagggcgagggtggacTCCGCGTCACGGCGCGTCCGGGGCGCGCGGGGAAGGGCGCAGAGGAGGTGTGGGTGTTTGTCGGGGCGAGTGATGGCAAGGTTGCCGAGCTGGTTGCGCGGGAGCG CCTGCTTGACCACGCCCACGGCATGCTGCCGCCCAAGACGGACGGGTCAAAGTGGCCCTCGACCCGCCTCCGACTGCTGTACGACCTCCTGACTGCACCGCAGCTCCAGAACGGGCTGGGCATAACGCCCGGCGAGGGAGACTGGGAGCGCGTCAAGGGCATCGTCGCGCTGCatgacgacgcggcggacaaTGCCTGGGTCGAGCGCTGGGCCACGGCCGACTGGAAGGTCGGGCTGCTGGCCGGGCTTAGCTCGAGCGACCAGGACATCCTGGCGCGCAAC CAATCGCCTGCCCTCCGCCTCTACTTCAACTTCCTGGTCACCTACAcgctctccctcctccccatcgCGCTCATTTCGGTCGCCTTCTGGGTCTACACCCCGGCCGACTCGTATCCGCCGCTGTACGCTTTCGCCCTGTCGCTCTACTCGGCCGTGTGGCTCGCGGTCTGGCGCATCAAGGAGCGCAAGCTTGCCGTGCAGTGGGGCACCCGCGGGTGCGAGAGCGTCTCTGTTggccgcctccgcccgcAGTATGTCGCGGCGCACAACCTCAAGAGcgtggccgaggcgcagAACACGACCGATGTGGTgcgcgacgccaaggtcgtcgcctCGGTGCCCATCATTCTGGCGTGCGGAgccgtccttgccctcgttCTCACGGGCATCTTTATGCTCGAGGCGTTCGTCGGTCACCTGTGGCACGGCGCAGGCAAGGCCATTGTCCCGCTCATCCCCACCGCGCTCTTCTCCATCGTCGTGCCCCAGGTCGTTGGTATCTTCAACGGACTGAGCAGGAAGCTCGTCGGCTGGGAGGACCACCCGActccggcgtcggcgcagaaGAGTCTCACAGCCAAGACGTTTGCCATGAACGGCATTGTCGCGTACTTAGGCCTCTTCCTCTCCGCGCTCGTCTACCTCCCGTTCGGCCCTTACGTCATGTCGTACGTTGGTAACCTGCTCGCTGGGTACCAGGGCCACCCAGTGGCCGTGGACGACGTGCACGCGCACAAGTCGCACCCCGAGATCAACGTCGCGCGTCTCAAGTCACAGGTGTTTGCTT ACCTCGTGACCAACCAAGTCATCAACACGTTCCTCGAGGCCGGTCTCCCGTTCATCCTCCGCTTCATCGCCGACTGGCGTGCCGGCAAGGCTTCGGTCTCGGACATTCTCCACAAGCGTACCGAGTCTGCCAGCGAGACCGACACGGagagcgaggtcgagaagcacttcctcgacaaggtcgagcgcgagctcgccctcccaGACTACACGACCTTTG TCGATTACGCAGAGATGGTGACTCAGTTTGGCTACGTCGTCACCTGGTCAGTGGTGTGGCCCCTTGCCCCCGTCTTCGCCCTGGTCAACAACTACTTTGAGATCCGCTCCGACGCCCTCAAGGTCTGCAAGCATGTCCGCCGGCCGATCGGTGACCGCGTTGAGACGATCGGCACCTGGCTCGACACCATGGGCATCATTGCCTGGGTTGGCGGCTGGATGTCGGCCACACTCATCGCTCTCTTCCGCCCCCACCTCGTCGCAGCAGCCACCGGCGTTGATGCGAACGGCATTGAGAAGATCCAGATTCGCACGACGGCTTCCTTCCTCGCGTCGTACAACGACACGCCTACACTCCAGGACGTCCTGCCCACCATCCTGCCCATCGCTgcggtcgccctcgccgcctcgcacGGCTACCTCGCCCTCCGATGGATCGTCGACACAGTCGCCGAGCGTCTCCTATGGAACGGCTCGtccgaggacctcgaggagcagcatGCTCGCCAGCTCGAAGCCGACGATGGTATCTGCGAGGCGGTTGATGAGCTGCACACCAAGGCCCAGAACGACCCCAGCATCAAGCACTATCCCGACACTCGGGCTGGGTTCTGGACCGGCCCCGAGGAGGGCGCTGAGGAGATTGCGCGTGTCCTCAAGATTGAGTAG
- the SPCC965.06 gene encoding Putative voltage-gated potassium channel subunit beta — protein sequence MAPTVDFDPKGMIYRNLGDSGLRVPVFSYGGWLTVGGTQKGDIVKDIMKQAFDLGINMFDVRVVNGNAEGYAAGQSELEMGRVIKELGWDRRDIIISTKIFFGTARKETQNTRGLSRKHIIEGAHASLERLGLDYVDVIFAHRPDNTVPMEEIVRAFNWLIDNNKAFYWGTSEWSAGQIQQAKEIARRLNLVGPTAEQPHYSMLHRERFEIEYANLFKKEGLGSTIWSPLDSGILTGKYNDGVPEGSRFATNKDFFSKTVSELQSPEGQAKLAKVRALSAVAEKFGTTMTNLALAWTLLNPNVSTCILGATKPEQLAENIKALEVYKKLVKAPEVIAEIEKILDNKPALPDSYGRLSATGELI from the exons ATGGCTCCCACTGTCGACTTTGACCCCAAGGGCATGATC TACCGCAACCTCGGTGACTCTGGTCTC CGTGTCCCCGTCTTCTCGTACGGCGGCTGGCTCAC CGTCGGCGGTACCCAGAAgggcgacattgtcaaggaCATCATGAAGCAGGCCTTTGACCTCGGCATCAACATGTTTGACGTGCGTGTTGTGAATGGG AACGCCGAGGGCTACGCCGCTGGCCagtccgagctcgagatgGGCCGCGTgatcaaggagctcggctGGGACCGTCGCGACATCATCATCTCGACGAAGATCTTCTTCGGCACTGCCCGCAAGGAGACGCAGAACACGCGCGGTCTCTCGCGCAAGCACATTATCGAGGGTGCCCACGCGTcgctcgagcgtctcggcctcgactaTGTCGACGTCATCTTTGCCCACCGCCCGGACAACACTGTCCCCATGGAGGAGATTGTCCGCGCCTTCAACTGGCTcatcgacaacaacaaggcCTTCTACTGGGGCACGTCCGAGTGGTCGGCCGGCCAGATCCAGCAGGCCAAGGAGATTGCCCGCcgcctcaacctcgtcggcccTACCGCCGAGCAGCCCCACTACTCGATGCTCCACCGCGAGCGCTTCGAGATCGAGTACGCCAACCTCTTCAAGAAGGAGGGCCTCGGCAGCACCATCTGGTCGCCGCTCGACTCGGGCATCCTCACGGGCAAGTACAacgacggcgtgcccgaGGGGTCGCGCTTCGCGACCAACAAGGACTTCTTCTCCAAGACCGTGTCCGAGCTCCAGAGCCCCGAGGGCCAGGCCAAGCTTGCCAAGGTCCGCGCcctctcggccgtcgccgagaaGTTTGGCACCACCATGaccaacctcgccctcgcttGGACCCTCCTCAACCCCAACGTCTCGACCTgcatcctcggcgccaccaagcccgagcagctcgccgagaacATTAAGGCCCTCGAGGTGTACAAGAAGCTCGTCAAGGCTCCCGAGGTCATTGCCGAGATCGAGAAGATCCTCGACAACAAGCCTGCTCTTCCCGACAGCTACGGCCGTCTCTCGGCCACTGGCGAGCTGATCTAG